CGCTGTAGGCTAAGATTCATATTTGTGAATGAGTGAACCCGGAAAACACTGGCTCATTGATGATGAACAGCAGAGAAAATTAACTCGTATGCACAATATTGTCAAGTTAGTGTCATGTCATGGCTCTATAACATCCTTACTTTCAATTAAACAAACTAACTTGTTTTAGGGCGCATAATGAAACGATACGTTGTTAATCGTAAAATTTCTTAACGAACTTTGAAGCCATTCAGTTATTCTGtctctaaaaagaaaaaaaaatcataagcgATCTGTCACAGGCATGTCACAAAGAGTAACAGTTAAGAAAAACCTCaaaacatgcaaacacaataaaataacataaaCCCAGACATATACCATTGTCTGCTAGTTATATACCGAGTAATGAGTTGAGAACATAATTACATATGTACAACATTGTTTATTCAATAGCAAAATTTTTCATATTGAACTTTGCCGAATAATCTAAATACAACAACTTGATTGCCACCGAtcagaatctaactcattccagaaagaggGGCCGGTATAGAAGTAATTGTCGTAAGGGCTAAAACTGTAAGAACCGGGGGGAAATGATATTTAGGATCCAGTGTGTATTGTATGGTTCTGGATATCAATTGCTTTTAATGAACACTGCGGGAAATTATTAATATACTATAGGAAGATCGCCAATATTCAGCTTATACATAAAATTCCAACGTGATACAACTCATacaaatcagattttttttttgtatgatccAAAAATGGGCACGATttataatccgcaaggccttttctgaataaaaaataacgAATCAATTTCAGTCTTGGAGCAATTCCCCCAAGCCAAAATTCTGTAATTCAAGTAACGTAATAGAGTTGATTCATAGAaagaatgcaatattggctttgggcagagatatttcagtttgtgaataGAGTCCAACATTTTTACGCAATAATCAAATAATCGATATGAACCTTCCATGAAAGATTGCTATCAACAGAAACacgtttttaaaaaaaatgttgaatctatttggttTAACTGCAATCCTTTCATTAGTACTAAACCTGGAAGAGACCTTGTTGagttacttaaaaaaaaaaatagtcttatTTATATTGAGCGATAATTTTGTTCGCCTGAATCCACTCAAATGCCAATTGCAGCTCAGCATTCGAGGAATTGAGCAATACATCggatctgagtgagaataaaaaAGACTTGTGTCATCTGCGAACAGAAGAAAGGACAGTCAAGGGGGTAAGTTCCGGGAATCAATTTTCAATCAAGACggtaaacatatatatatatatatatatatatatatatatatatatatatatatatatatgataaggATATTGACCAGGTTGTGTTAAATTATCAAATTGCGATAAATCATGTTATTTACATGTTGCACGACTGACTTATTTGCTATTAAAACCGAGTAGCTGGAGGATGTGATGGGAGGGAGTATCCCCCTCATTACGAGGGAGCTATATCATTTGCATTATGAATtgaattcaacaatctggtgcacacttagAATGGCGTGTTTGGAAAGTTTTCAATGTGAAAAAAGGACGATACTTTTGGGGAGTTTTCATACTAaattgcaaacacacacacacacacgcacacatacccacatacacacaaacacaaacaaacaaaaagcaccTTGAATTCTCTGCTCCattgatacaaaacaaaacaattgttcAGCGGACTCTTCCCGTTATAGTTACATTATACAACGGCGTATAATAGACATTGCAGGTCCACAGCCCAGAACAATATTCTGATgttcaaataacaacaacaacaacaacaacaacaacacacacacacacacacacaacggaaaaagaaaaacaaggaaaagtagcaGCTCTCCAATTTCTGTATAGGGGGTACAGATATAATTTCTACTGATATTTTGTGGGGAACACTCGAGCTAGAAGGCAGCGAAAAGAGCGAGCGGGGGACAGGGtgcgggagggggtatcccccttgagcacgagggagattttgcatttttagcaCTGAATGCAATGATCTGGTGCACACCTtaggggcatttttttttttcaaaattctcaATCGAATAGGAGGAGAAACTAATATTCCTGGACATTCAAATGTATTATTGTGATATCTGTTATCCGCGTGTGTATCTTAAATTTGTACTATGGTATAAGTCTATGGGATATGGATCAAAGGGGATGGTGTGGAGCCTTTGCGCTTTTAAAACTGAATTTCTACGATTTTGCGAACACTTTTGGGGAGGTCTGGAATACTGTCTATTGAAAAGTAGGAAAAATGAACATTCAAGGCAATGTACAAGGCCAATGtggtataataataatgataataataatgcagtgcttatatagcgcataataaATCACTATCTTaatgtctctatgcgctttaaaGAGAggcatgaaaatggaaaaagaaatgtatactGTTCAATGTCCCGTACACCAAAACTCATTCATAATACTTTTGAAACAGAAATGTCTTGAGCACAGTTTTGAACTTTAACACTGTGGAAGCTTCCTTTATATAATATAGGACAGTGTTCCACAGTGTGGGAGCAGCATGCAGCATAAGCAAAAGTTCGGTCACCATAAAACTTAGTTGTGATAACAGGACATTGGAGAATATTTTTCTGAACCGATCTGAGATTACGAGAGGGGGCGTACCTTACCAAGGACTCACTGAGATATTCTGGTGCCATTGAGTGCAGGCACTGGTAAGTCAGTAACAGTATCTTAAAAAATATGCGTGATTGGATGGGGAGCTAATGTAGCTGCTTCAAAATGGCACTCACTTTCCACGCCTGCGTCTTCATAATATTTATATAACTTATATTAGTCTATAATACGAAAATGGAAAGAAGGGGAGGTGTAGaagggggtatccctctcccacaatatggagcttttgcatttctAGAACTGAAAATTCAACTATGTGGTGCACACTGTTAAGGGGaatatttggatttttttttttaatcaagaacaaaaaattatattcaaGGACATTGACTAATGGCTAGATTATGGTATCTGTGACctctttttctgtgtgtgttttcattttgaacTGTGTTTATGGAGCTGGAacaagggggagggtgtggagctttttcattttcaaagtgatattcaacgatctggtgcataagGGAAATAAATCGAAAACGTTCAATCGCAAGTAAGAAAACTTAATATTCATGGAGTGTGAATGACTAAATTTTGTGCGTCTTTTCACTAGTGTATATAGCCTATCCTATCCCTTTTGAGATGGTCAAAAGGAGGAGGGTGTATGTAGGAGGGGGCATCCCCTCCCATACGATAGAGCTTTTGCATATcatagaactgaaattcaactaTCTGGAGCATGCTTCTGGGggaatgtgaagaaaaaaatttaaaTCAAAAGCTTGAGAAACAACTATTGAGGTCAATCAGACATGAATGACCTGATCAGATCTCTTCGTTTTCGTCTTTTCACTGTCACTGACTGTGTAAATAGTTTATGACGCTTGAACTAGCGGGGGAAGGTACGGGATGGAGTTCCACCTCCTTCTCAAGGGAGCTTTTGAATTTTTAGacttgaaattcaacgatctagTGCACTGTTTTggttgaattttgaaaacattttcatcagAAAAGTTCGACAAATAAATATTTAGTGATGGTAACCGAACGGCTCAATTTTGTGCAGTGCTATTTAAAGGGCAAGCGTCGACGCGCCCTTCAACGACACAGGCCCTCGCTTACTGTTCATGTATTATAATTTCAAGATTACAAGACAAGTAGTAATACAGATAGTAATAAGATTTATGCATCAAACTCCATCTCCATTGTATACTTGTCTTGATAATAGGGGCCTATTTATTGACATTGTCCCAGAAGAGGCAGAAGAAAATTGTATTTAGGGATCAGAAGGATGGAAATAAAGACGAAGCGACGATGACGAAGATGACGATAAGGATtgtaatactgataataatgatgatgatgatgataataataataataatgattattattattattataatcatacaaATCATAACAAGTGCCGACCgatactatcattattatcgtaatattaatgataacaatattgataataatgatagtaatgataaaaagataagagATATCATAATCACGGTATACCCCCATTtaccctccctcctccctctgTCTACCATTTGTCCACGCCCCTGCATGTATGCAGGAAATGAGAGAATAGTAACAAAGGATATTCAAGgatgaatgtttgttttctaatttttcGAATTAACATTTATTATGTTATATTTGTAAGTCACATTCAAGGAATTTGGTTGAGTAAGTTTCCTACTCTGCCTAATCGCCATGATGATATTGATTGTATCAATGGCAATGACAATAACGCTATTGATAGTGTACAATGCAGTCATCACAGAAAATGTTTGTCACACTCTGTCAAGAAGATTATGGAACATCGTACGAGAGTTTCCTCATAACGTCTCTGCACTTTTTTTCGACATCTTTTTTCATTAAAGTTGGAATGCTGTTTCTCCATGCTGTTAGCACCGCTGAAGTGTTTCTCTGGCGGGAAAAGGGGCTCGCCTTCTTGGgacttttgtgtgtattttgctCAATCCAATCAATCACGTCTTGGTGAATGGGAAGTCCGAGCTCAGAGTAAATGCGTCTTGTCTCTTCCACTGGGTTTCTGGCAATGTCCTCAAATCGAACcataatgtatttcctttttagCCACGAGGGAGGATTGTCACGATACTTTAAATTTCGCGCCATGTGCTGACACAAATCTAGAATTTCATCCGCGCCTTTGCCCTTTCTTCGTACAAGGTCGCTGTTTCCTTCTTTTAGTTTCCGACGCGAGTTCATCACCGCACGTGGGTCTCGAACTAGATGGAGGATTTTTACGTTTAGTGTTGGATCCTCCAAGACGCTTCTCAATTCTTTTACATCCATGACCCTGATTGTTTTGAGCACCGTGAACGAATGATCCAAACACAACTGAGATATGACATGGCCAACTTTCTCTGGAGGAACACTGTGTCTTTCGCACAACAAACTGGATCTGTGCAAAGCATTACTCGCAACACACAGGTTAATTCCTCCATTTTTTACCCATTTGGTTGGTTTCGGATAAGATGTTGAATAATTGCATCGCAATATATGGTTCCAGATATTTAAGGATTCCTTCACGGCATTCTGCGGTGAGAGACGATGGTACAAAACATCGAATGTAATGCTAAATAAAGGTTCGAACATGTAAAAAATCTCTGGATTGGAATTGAAGAGTTCTCCCACAAAGGAAGAGCCGGACCGTTTAGTCGTAACTATCACAACCTGAGCTTGTGGCGGTGAGCTGCTATCGCGTAGATCATATTGAGCAGGTGGTGGTAGAGACTTGTGCGTTGGAGACTCGACCTGTGAGACAGGATGTCTGGGTTGTACAGACGATACTTCGGTGATGAATTTAGAGGTGCCGTTATGTTCAGTTGCTGAAGTCAGTTTTCCAAAGATGGCACTCGACATTTTTCGATAAAGGCCTGAATTTGTTATCCCATCCTCGTCTGGCGTTACAGAATTCACGATGGTGCTGTAATCTTTgacaagaataaaaaagaaaataagtggGAAAAGACATGAAGACAAAATACACACTGATATTTGTATTCAATGCATTGGGGAAATCATGATGATTTATATCTTTAATTACAATTAAGTAGTCACGAAAAGCATCAAACTCTTACAATGTTCATTTCCACCACCATTATTCTCCCATTGTATGTCTATAGTCGGTTGCCTTACCATCAAAATTGAATAAACTATACGTCCTATTGAATCTGTCCATTTGACAAGCTTTAAACAAAGTGTGCACTCATGGTACaaactttacaaaatgaaaaaaaaaatgaaattagattAATTTACATACTTAATTATATCAGTCACATTGGGAGAAAATACTCTGCAATGTGAAACGTCAGTGATATACGGGGTCTGGGACAAAGTACTTGACAACCGAGGATCACTACctaaaaattgtgattttttttttttttttatcagccAAATGCTATAAGCTTTCTCATCAGTCTCACCAGAAAACACTGACACTGTAAAATGATGATTAACCGTGTAACATTCTCCACGTCACTGATATCAACAATAGGTTTTCTCCCAAGTGAGATGACAAAAGTGCTTCTAACTTTATTCCAGTGAGTATTCGAGGACGAGAAAGCAAAAGAAAGTTAGCTGTGATAGCAAACCCATTTCACGCTTGCCGCGTGCTCAGGACATGTCATCACATTTTcagatgaaataataataatgatagtgataataataataataataataataataataataataataataataataataataatacaatgatgatgattataatgataataataacaataataataatgataaaaacattaataacaattgcatttatatggcgcttcataccaGTGGTCCTATAAGTGCACTGGTGCTATTTATACAAGAAAATAATTGGTTAATGTCCTGATGTAGGCTGTCTGAATTATCAATATAACGCATCAACGTGAACATAggcaaagaagaaagaaaattgcatttacagaaattgtgGTCATGGTGtgctatgaaaaaaacaaaacaaagaaatctttCGAATGCATTTTCACTGCTTTTAATCCAGTTGTAGGGAATAGGCAATGCTGGTTCGTATAATAATTATACTGTGAAAATGACTTACCATGCTGGAACAAGAGGAAGTAGAAGGAGACAAAAACACCAAGGATGACGACAGGTGGGAGACAGCGCCCGACGAAGCCTCGTTCAGAACTCATGATTATAGCGCTGTTGACTGCTGATCATGTAACCATCCTCGCTCTGCAATGCAGTGGAAATAGAACAAAATTATCAATGTCAGGTCAAAACCAAGTGTGGGGAGAAGTATTTAGATGCAATTCAGAGCATTCATCCATGCAACTAAGTGTGTAGTTATTGCTGTTTTGACAACAGGAGGAATTTCATTTCATCGATATCCTGGCGATGGAGTCACGTGTTCACACACCTCTCCTCACTCCTTCTCTGCCCCTTCTCCTCTTTCTTCGTTCTTCTTTGGGTCGTAATAATGTCACCGTATAGTCTTTGTTCTTGCTacaattttgcttcttttgtccatgtttgaataggcctatatatatttttttcgggggggggggagggaggtgtTTTAGCGTGACCAATTGTGTGTATTTTATTGTTGAGTTATACGGTTTGTATTTCCTCTGTGTatacttgaaaaaaacaaaacaagtatcCTATCTATACGATATgtttttgtgtacatgtgtctTAGTTTTGTTATCAAGAATGCACTCACAGCATCATAGATAAATTCGGGATACATGTGTTGTTTGCATGCCgggtatgtaatatatatatatatatatatatatatatatatatatatatagcctaTCTGAGTGGCCCACGTCTAACAAACTCCGTTTTTCAGTGCATAGGGTCTCTCTTTTCTATCGCTCTATTATGTACTTTTTCTCACTATTGCAAAATATCTATCATACTCATTCGTATTAGCATGCTTTATGACTTGTGTACTGTTTACAAATCGTTAAACAATTTGTCAAAATGTATACTTGTTACCCTGGATAGGAATAAAGCATGATAGAATTGGCGTGAATCGAATTGGGATctgtgaggtacctcaccctatGGATGcagtataatatataattaCGGTGAAA
The DNA window shown above is from Diadema setosum chromosome 14, eeDiaSeto1, whole genome shotgun sequence and carries:
- the LOC140238320 gene encoding carbohydrate sulfotransferase 1-like, which encodes MSSERGFVGRCLPPVVILGVFVSFYFLLFQHDYSTIVNSVTPDEDGITNSGLYRKMSSAIFGKLTSATEHNGTSKFITEVSSVQPRHPVSQVESPTHKSLPPPAQYDLRDSSSPPQAQVVIVTTKRSGSSFVGELFNSNPEIFYMFEPLFSITFDVLYHRLSPQNAVKESLNIWNHILRCNYSTSYPKPTKWVKNGGINLCVASNALHRSSLLCERHSVPPEKVGHVISQLCLDHSFTVLKTIRVMDVKELRSVLEDPTLNVKILHLVRDPRAVMNSRRKLKEGNSDLVRRKGKGADEILDLCQHMARNLKYRDNPPSWLKRKYIMVRFEDIARNPVEETRRIYSELGLPIHQDVIDWIEQNTHKSPKKASPFSRQRNTSAVLTAWRNSIPTLMKKDVEKKCRDVMRKLSYDVP